cataagtgctctatctaccaactcctggtagttgttgaaggttgctaccatcaactgcatactcagctcatcattcagtccttccaaaaatttctcctgcttggctgcatctgtagcaacgtcatctggtgcataacgtgctaacttactgaaatcctccacatactggcctacggtgcgtcctccttggcgtaggttgcgaaactcacgcttcttcatagccatagctcctgctgaaacatgagctgtacggaaagcttgctgaaactggtcccatgtgacagtgtcaatagggtgtgtggcggtataattctcccaccatgatgctgcgggtccatcaagctgatgtgcggcaaaacgcactctttccgcatctgtgcatcctgcagtggtcaactcccttccaactttgcggagccaatcatctgcaacaatcggctcggtgctactggaaaacaccggctggtttagcctcaagaaacgggctaagtgatcaacaggtggtggtggtggtgggttgttgttgttgccttggttctgcactaacacttgcatcagggcattctgttgctgaatcaactgggtgatctccggtgggaaaacaaatccggtgtcgcgtctcggaggcatctgatgggttagaaaagatgagagttaagaatagaatgaggtctagagggaaaacactacccatatgctcatgagacaaatacaatcaatatcactcaatcaattcaaacaaggcataacatcgatctaactagcgttacaaagtgcttgaactatactattaaatgggggaaaactactactgatatggtggtctactagaaattctgatcagttgaagactccatgatgtctgctccagcttcatcaacaaagtcatcttcacttggttccgagtcggtgtcgtcgatgatgatgtagttatccgggcaagtgcattcgtcatcttctgcttttggcactggatttcccatgaatactccaatcttcttctctaggtcgtcattcttccctactaatGCGACGATTTcttccaaataatcctcgcgtgtagccttgagttcttcctccagctccttgatcttcgtcaatgccttcttcagttcttccttgtctgagcacatctggttctcctggcgacgaatatgttggttttgctcccggatgaaagctgcaattgatccatccttcttggttctgatcatctcccattgcgcgtctcggcgtccacaaatctgataaatagtatccttaagctccctgtgatagacttctccaatgcgtcccatagcgatgtgggcagccatgctcttccctaaactccaggttggtgcttcgaaaaccaatcttatgggttcagtaactggcacaaacgtccttcctggaatgtgaacttgaatcttccagctctcctcttcgggtaatgtggcgttgtaggttccggtgatgcttggtattcctatgttcaagtacttagtgacttccttcaagtgtcgtccaaaaggcgtgtcctcatctggttgcatgaacttgctccttgcatccgccattcctaaaagagtagaaggtggagaggggtcagaaatgagaagagagaagtgttctagggcttaagcttagtggtcgtgtccaatagtcagcgtgtgctctgataccacctttgtagcgaccagacctcaaatagtctgtgctgctgtgcaccagtgtcatccctggatcagtaatgctgacacgcacagtacaaatggaggatttataacagagtagcaatcacacacttattacatcgaatatctccaaagagaaataagtatgaaaatatggcttaaggccatctaaatacgataacagcggaagacttggaagataagtgagtccatcaactccaacggcatcactgagtataagaccacgacctaaagcaccttactcgtcgtctgaaaagtctgcaacatgaaacgttgcagcccgaaaacgggtcagcacatagaatatgctggcaaaataacacatagagagtaatgaacataataatgctatactacatgcatatatggctggtgggaatctctatggttaaagttttgcgaaaagccaatttgtctatactgcaaaggaataaattttatttaactatcatggtggttgtgaaacattgagatggttgacagcatctcaatcccaattaaatgtcatcattaacccaacaaaattaattaaaagtaacatggtgatgagattcacatgataatccaggtactagatactcaagttgtccataaccggggacacggctaaccatgattagtttgtacactctgcagaggtttgcgcacttttccccacaagactcgatcgccttcgcttgattctcgcactacatgatgtttgagaaactgatgaccgagacacagtctttcagaaacaatcactctttactccggatggacagttacacctactttcccctacatctgctagcccacctcttcaagagatcatgtaacctactcaactatgctagagcccataatagcttgtggctgcacacggaagtttctagcatgaataatcttatgatccctttgagcctgggtgacggtccttatacaaacagacaacactgggttctccaggtgcctcaatccacccagatgtgagttttagttgccaccttaagtaaaccattattaacaatctcacatctgtcatgaatttcactcaaacccaatccacgtctacgagcatagcatgacaatataatagcaacgtagaagtaactcccaggggtttgataaaaaaacaggtaataggtactacctcaactacttcccaatacccacaatttaattagatcctaatcatgcaatgtttgaggactgatctaatgcaataaaaattgggtatggaaaggtatgatcaaagtgttacttgccttgctgatgatccgcgaaacctagcgattcgaagtaacaagtggcacactccgggtactctatcgcaaacaaacaagcaaacaataagtactcatctaatgcacaggtaaaactcgaatgaaagatccaaccagaaagttcaacttaagaactccggtttgcaaaagaatcaactcgaacgaagcaacgaaagtcaaacggcgaaagaaacaagcttcgtttactaatctagatctaggtcaaattttacagtaggaaaaacttgtttaagtaggctaaacggaaagagaatttcgagacgaaactctaggcgcttgaatcgcctgattccgataaacgagcgaaaagttaaacgaaaacgaagatccgatcagaaatcgagatctgaaataatcgggaaaaatccgacgaaaaagaaaactgacgaacggttaaagaatggacgttcgttaacagagaaaatccgacgaacacgttcgttgaaacgaacgggtcggtgaacgctcactaaataataaaactgaagaaataaaccgatctagagtttaaaaaaacgaatgtttttttaaataaaccggcaaacgacggcgaggtggtacctcgtcgggacggggctccggcggggctcggctgggctccggcgaggggtggcgaggggcggcgagggcggcggggtgcggcggggcttggggcggcgaggggcggcgaacggcggcgggggtcggcgagcggggcggcggctcctcgagctccggcggcggcggcgggtgcgggtcgaggcggggctcggggtggcgagggagggggcggcggcggggtatataaggagggggctgcttggaggagggggcaaggcggcgggggctccggcggagtccgagccggacaggggcgcggcggcgctggcgtgctcgcggaggagacgcgcggctgggccggctgctcggctgggcctcggcccggtcgggcgcggcgcgtttttttttaaacattccgccgaaaaattcataaaaaaataaataaaaatccaaaaaagataaaacaaattttcctcgtctagttaaaataattagaacagggtgaacatttttttgatacAAAATGCAGTTTGGAAAtgtgcaatatttttaatgcaattaaaattgcaaataaaatccgaataaaatccaatatatgattttaatatttttcctccgatatttccattgttttggagaagtcatattttctcctctcatttatttttaaatgaaatatttttccggagagaaaataattaaaaccaaaatcctcgttttattatttgatgaaaatcaaatatgaaaaaatcgagaaaatccccaactctctccgagggtccttgagttgcttaggatttattgAGGATTTGTCAAATGCAATAAAAaatatatgatatgcaatgatgatctatgtataacattccaaattgaaaatttgggatgttacaggtcGGCGCCGACATTGTTGTTTTCCTTTTCTTGTCATCCTAGTTGAGGTTTTTACTTGATAGTCCTTTAATAAATCAAGCTAGTGTGTATAACCGGACCAAGTCTattcttttttttgcgaaaaggCCTAAGTCTATATATTAAGTATCATAGATCCTTAGAAATACACCCTTACATGGAAAGAGAAAAATATATTCCAAATCTTGGGGGCACCGGAGTCATCTTCCTCCTACATCCATTGGCAGCGCACCGTCAACATAGCTCGATGCCGCCTATGGGTCTCAACCTTGGCAGAGCAAGCTTTTTAAAACTTGGGAGCTTGTAGAAGCAGCGGACGGGAAGTTGATATAGACCAGGAGATGTCAACGGTCATGGTATGCGAAGGAAATCGTCGCCCCGGAGAAAAAAAATGCAATAAGGGCCTGTAGAAACCCCAAGGCTGCGAAAGATGGTTGGTTTTATACGGATCCATCAAAAACCTAAATCAGCCAGATCCCAGAAGACCCGTCGGGGACAAGGCTCTACATGCGCTCCGCCGGAGCAAAGCACACCAACGGAAGGGGATTAGGCAGGGATAACATTATTCCTACCCTAGACAATGCCACCGCCTCGCCTTCGCAGACCAAACATAAAGACTCCCTACAGAAAAACAAAAACATGAAGAAGAAAAAACCCATGCGGTTGTACAACGGATCCGGAACTGATATCAAACTCGCCGCCGTACAAAACCATCCAGCGACGCCTTCTTCGGTGATCTAGCCAAGTCCTGGCACCAATGACGAACGCCACGCTGGATCCATCCGGTCGTTGTCGGCATTACCACGCCTGTTCTTCTATATGAAATCATACTGCCCTATCGACGAGATCCcgtcaaaaagaaaaaaaactagcGAATGCAAATGCAAGTCTACATGTACATGTACAATTTGTGCGCACACGCTATTAAAAGGCCCGCGCGAATGATTGATACCAGTGTCACCATGGTCCAGACATCAGGTTGTATGGTTCTGTTGAAGCAGAGTTATCCTGAACTCCAGTACTTGCTCCACTTGTGTTGAGCCAAAGAACAAAGAGTACGAGCAACTCACCATGGGTTCTATTCAAGGAACCCAAAAGGGACTCACCAAATCCACTTTTAGAGACTGTTCACCGATTTAGGCTGCATGGACAGTTTATCAGAATTAGGTGCGCTGCAAGTGCTGTAGCATATGACATGAATGCATCAGTCGAGGAGAGCACCTAAAACATGCCACGCCACTTCTGCTCAAGCCTCATGTCCGGAAAGGAAAAAAGAGCTACGGGGCTACCAAGTTCTAGTCAGTTTCGTCGACGAACATTCCGCGTCCAAGACAGCTTCGATCGCTACTTCACACTGCTCACGCAACGCAAGGCGGATCAGCCTAGTTTACTTGCGTTCATCAGCACGAGGAGAGAACAATGTGCCAATTGTGACCGGATCATTACCAGCTCGTTGACTTGAGCAACTCTAGCTCCGTTTCACTGCATGGATCATAATGGGAGCAATCTCAGTGCGAGTTTAGGTACATGCAATTATTTTTGGGCCCCGGATAATATCTTAACAAGCTCTTTAGGTTAGACCGACACAGGATATCTCCATGATTAGCTGCTTGCTCTGTACCTCCCAAGATTAAACTATGACTAGTGTCGTAAGTGGACTGAAATTTGTATGGGCCTAGTGGATCAGTTATACTGTGTTGTACCTTCCCCTCGTTCTTTTGGAACAGGCTGCTTCCACAGGGAACATTCTGCATCGCTGCCAGACGTACCCCAAATGAATGGAGTAGCAACTAATGGAGCATACCAACACTTGTCTTGATCAAATGGAACCTTGGGGATGTCAGCTCCAAATGCCAAATGCAGATCACGGGAAATGCCAAGGAGTTGAAGAAGCAAACAGAGGAGCTCGATCCAAGATGTTCTCTTCTGTGTTTTGTTTTCTCGGATCGATTTCTCTAGGTGGGGTTTTGGCCTAAATCAAAGCATCATTTGACAGTAACACAATAATAAACTTATCAGGATGTTCAGAAGTGGTATTATGGTGAGATCTGAAAGTGGGAAGAAATGGTCCAGTATAATAGCCAGGGATATCAAGTTATCAGTTGGTGTGCGTACTAACTAAGATCATCAGCCTTGAGAAGATCCTTGTCTTTCTTCAAATTAATGAAAAGCCAGCATTTTCATCAAAAAAGAGAAGATGGGATGTTATATATTCGTAAACATTCAAGAAAGGCTGAGGTATGTGTTACTCTACAGAAACAGGACAACGATCTATGAGAGATACATCACATCTTGGTTATCTTTTGCATAGCGACCTCACCATCCTCCCTGGCATTACCAATTCCGTGCCATTCCAAGTGGTTGAAGAACTGAGTAAGACATTTacaaaaagaataaaaataaaaataaattagtaAGCCTTTTCGCAACAACCCAAActgagtagttttttttcttcttctgatAATTAAACAAAgtaatactccctccgatccactATTTAGGGATGTAGCGCTACTATTGAGCACTGAACTTGTGACGTGTGCAATTTCTTAGCCTGCGGTTTTCAGTGCATGGCAATAGCTGAAGATTCTGAACTCTGAAGCCTGAAAACCCCGGCCACGATCCCCCCCGCTCCCCTTCCGCCTAGGGTTTCCGTGCCGCCGCCGGCGGCTCCCCCGCGCGGAGCCGCTGCCGCGGCCGGAGCCCGCCGTCGCCACTCGCCTCCCCCCCTCCCTCCACCTCCTCCCGTCCCTGTACCCCCCGCGTCGCCTCCTCGGGCTAGGCGACCGGGGGGTCCGACGCCGCTCCCCTCCCGCGCGCCCCCAAGCTCctccctcctcccgccgccgccagcgTGCGCCGCCGGGCCTTGCCCGTGTGGTGCCGACAGCGGCGGGCCTGCCTGTCCCCGCGCGCGTCCTCCTCTGCTCGGGCGATGGTGGCTGGCGGCGGTGTTCTTCGGCTGGCGATGGTGCGTCCTGGCGGCGGGGTCCGTGGGGCGCGGGCGATTCTGATGCGGTGGCGCGGCCGTTGGCCGCGGGGCGCGCGGTGGTGCGGCTAGCCGCCGGCCTCCGCTCCGCCCAGATCTGGGCTCTTCTGGGCCTCAGCTGGGTTGGGGCGGGCTGGCGTTCCGGCGTGCGGTGGCGTGGCTCCCTGGTGGTGGTGGCGCGGCGTCGAGGGATGCGGGTGGTGGCGGCTTCGTCGGCCGATGTGCTGCAGCGTGGCGGCAGGGGTTGTCCGGATCCTTTGGGGTCCGGCCGGGCCTGTGCGGGCCTGGTAAGCTCATGTCGTCACGTCCGGTCGGCTCCGCGTCGGCGGTGGTGGTAGTCCCCTCCCATCGGCTGAGTTGCGGCTGCCCCCGAGCCCGTTGGCCCCTCGTCCCTCCTCCAGGTCTCGTGTCGGTGGCTCAGCGAGACGGCGATGATGGTTTAGTGACTGTGGTGGCACATGTTGGTGGGCGGCAGTTCTGGTGGAGCACTTCCGATCGTCCGGGGTGGTGGTGGTTGTTTGGGTTGGGAGAAATCCCTGGTGGCTCGTCCATGACCGACGCGGTGACGCCTACGGGCGCCGCCGGACCTTCCTGAAGGGCGTCGGATCTGCCCCTTCCCCACTGCCCTCTgcgtaccgggggaaacccttggacTTGTCCGGGCAGCAGCGGCGTCATCGTCGCATTTCTTCCTGAAGGTGTTGATCGGTACGCGACGCCTCGGAGTGCTAGAAGCGCGGTGGTACTTCTCCGGTGGGTGCAGCGGTCACTAGTCATCTTTGTTTCGTCGACCTGCGTCGGCatttgtttctttttcttttcttctaaGTGTGCTTGTGCTGCTTCCGCTTCAGCACCTATCGTTGGTTGTATTGGATGGTTGCTTTGTAATACAAAAGGGGGAAACCTTTTTTCTCAAAACCCCGGCCACCGCTTCGCAGTGTAATTCATTCCGTCACGGTTGAACTGTACAGAATACAAGTCGAGGGGATAGGTCAGAAAGCACCAAGGAAGGAAGGATCTTGTGCAAGAACACGAAAATGGAGTAGCGACGAAGCCGTCCCTGAACGCCAGGGTGGGGCTGCGGCTGCCTCGTCTGAGTCGTCTCTACGCTCGCTCGCCATTGCTTGCTTCCCGATCTCGCGACCCCGGCCAGGCGAGCGAGACAGTCACAGTCTAACCACTCCATGTCACAAACGAACACACTCGCGACCATACAACCATCTGCATCTCGCACCAAAATCCGAAAACGAAAAGCACAAAAAGAGGAATATCAATTAGCAAGCAACCATTAAATATGCTACCCCAAAATACGCATGCACGCCAACAAGGCAAGTAACGGATGCATATGTTTGGCAAGGCAATGCCAATGTAACctccaaattaaacatccaatgGAAGCTTTACAAGCTTGCGTGTTTCTCATTTGACCAACCCCGTATACGAAGGGAGAAGATGGAGGACCACTTGTGGTTTGTAAAAGCTATCTATAAAATTCGAAAGAATGGAGGAAATTGAAGAGAATTAGTTcctaccaaatatatatagagaGGGAGCGAGTAATTAGGAGGAGGGGGAGTGTTGGTGGAGAGAAGAGATCCCGCAACAATAAAAGAAGAAAGCAGGCGAACCAAACCAAACATACCAAAGGGAAGCAAGCAAAGGAAATCGAACACCCAACAAAGGGGAGGCACCAAACTCGTAAAGTGATAGCCTCGTATATAGCCAGGCGAGAAGGACAGCAAGCCACCGCGAGAACGCAACGCGggagaagaagcagcagcagctctcCATTTTCCGTTTCATATCATTTCATTTCATAGAGGGAGAGAGCTAGATAGGCAATAGCAGCTAGCAAAGCGGAGAAGTAAAGAAGTTTTTGTTTACTCCATCTTCCCTGGGCTTGCAAGCAAAGGCCGGCCGGCCGGGGAGATCGTGGTAAGTTCCTTTAAAGCGCGGGGGCGGGAGCCGGAGGCCGGCCAGCATGCAGCAGCGGCGCAAGTCGGTGTTCGGGTCGGCGCCCTACGCGATGAAGCAGGCCGCGCTGGGGGCGGGCGTGGCGGCGCGCAAGAACGGCACGCCGCTCTCCATGGCGGCGGTGGTCTTCTCGCTCTTCGTCTTCGCCACCTTCCTCTACAACGAGGACATCAAGTCCATCGCCGACTTCCCCTTCGGCGCTGGCGCCGGCGCGCTCCGCGCCAAGTCCCCCGACCTCCACCTCCTGcaggaggccgaggccgccgcgCACCAGGCCGTCACCACCCTCGCCATGCGCGGGGAGGAGGCCATCGTGCGTGTCCTCGACGCGCCAGCCGCCGGGGCCCTTCTTCCGGTAGCCAACGCGGGCGCCGGTAACGGCAAAAACGCCACCGGGACCGGGGTGGTGGTGGCCAAGGTCAGCGCCGTCTCCAACGCCAACGCCAACACGGCCGGCGCCAATGCCggcaaggaggaggaggggcaGGAGAAGGACAGGGACGTGACGCTCCCGAACGtgacgggaggcggcggcgcggaggaggcgAAGCGGCGGGAGGACGAGGAGGCGGCCGAGCGGGCGTCGACGGCGAAggccgcggcggcgacggcggcggcgctgcggacGGCGGTGGTGAGCGTGCCGGAGACGTGCGACCTGTACCGCGGCAGCTGGGTGTACGACGAGGTGAACGCGCCGGTGTACAAGGAGACGCACTGCGAGTTCCTGACGGAGCAGGTGACCTGCATGCGCAACGGCCGCCGCGACGACTCGTATCAGAAGTGGCGGTGGCAGCCGACCGACTGCGACCTCCCCCGGTACGTTTTTTTCTTCTTCGTTCTCGTGTGACCGTTTTACGCCGGTTTTTCTGAGCGGTTTGTGGGGTTGCGATCTGAAATTCGGGTTCCACGCCGGGATGCGAGGCCGAATGGCCGGTCTGGTTTGTCAGCATGTACGAGCCGGAGATCATCATCGGTTTCCGGAAACTGAGGCCACTTGTTTTTACTACTCCTGTTAATCTATgaatagtactagtactatgagACAAACACCACTAGGAGCAGTGTTCTCTACTCCTGTTAAGCCGCGTTAGTTTGAGCATCCGACAGCTTCGACTTTCCATACGGGAAACTGTTTTTCGGCACGACGGAGGCAAGTGGCACTGGCACAACGAAAATGATGCACAACGTACTGTAGCATTGTTGGTGTCTGGCACAATGCTGTATTAGTTTGAAGCACTAGGGATGTGGGGCTGAAAAGTGTTGAACATGCCATGAAACTGCAGGTTCGACGCTCGTCTGCTGCTGGAGCGGCTGCGCAACAAGCGGCTGATGTTCGTGGGGGATTCGCTGAACCGGAACCAGTGGGAGTCGATGGTGTGCCTGGTCCAGTCGGTGATCCCCAAGGGCCACAAGACCCTCACCAAGTTCGTCAACAACGGATCCAGCAACGTCTTCTACGCCCACGTACGTGCCTAATCCCTCTAATTGTGCTGTTATTACGTGATCTAGCCTGAGAGAGAGGAGCTCATGGTCATGGAtggatggtgatggtgcatgctGATGCTGCAGGATTACAACGCGACGGTGGAGTTCTACTGGGCGCCCTTCCTGGTGGAGTCCAACTCGGACAACCCCAAGGTGCACAGCGTCCCGGACCGCGTCATACAGTGGCACTCCATCGCCAAGCACGCCAAGAACTGGGTCAGCGTCGACTACCTCGTCTTCAACACCTACATCTGGTGGCTCAGCGCGCTCGACATGAAAGTCCTGTAAGTTGTCCATGGACAGTAGCAACATTTCTCAGTTGCTTTGGTATCTCGACGTACTACTCGTGGCACTGACAACCACATACGGATACGGTGACAGGAAAAAAGGGTCGTTCGACGAGGGGGCTACCGAGTACGAGGAGGTGGACCGGCCCGTGGCGTACAGCGAGGTGCTCAAGACGTGGGCCAAGTGGGTCGACCGCAACATTGACCCCAACAGCACCACCGTCTTCTTCATGGGCATGTCACCCAACCACATCAC
This genomic window from Aegilops tauschii subsp. strangulata cultivar AL8/78 chromosome 4, Aet v6.0, whole genome shotgun sequence contains:
- the LOC109778715 gene encoding xylan O-acetyltransferase 6, giving the protein MQQRRKSVFGSAPYAMKQAALGAGVAARKNGTPLSMAAVVFSLFVFATFLYNEDIKSIADFPFGAGAGALRAKSPDLHLLQEAEAAAHQAVTTLAMRGEEAIVRVLDAPAAGALLPVANAGAGNGKNATGTGVVVAKVSAVSNANANTAGANAGKEEEGQEKDRDVTLPNVTGGGGAEEAKRREDEEAAERASTAKAAAATAAALRTAVVSVPETCDLYRGSWVYDEVNAPVYKETHCEFLTEQVTCMRNGRRDDSYQKWRWQPTDCDLPRFDARLLLERLRNKRLMFVGDSLNRNQWESMVCLVQSVIPKGHKTLTKFVNNGSSNVFYAHDYNATVEFYWAPFLVESNSDNPKVHSVPDRVIQWHSIAKHAKNWVSVDYLVFNTYIWWLSALDMKVLKKGSFDEGATEYEEVDRPVAYSEVLKTWAKWVDRNIDPNSTTVFFMGMSPNHITPEAWGNEGGIKCAMETQPIANRSATLDVGTDWRLYAGAQDVLKTFRRVPVHFVDITALSELRKDAHTSVHTLRQGKLLTPEQQANPKTYADCIHWCLPGLPDTWNQFLYARIVSSASTQRQE